From the Syntrophomonadaceae bacterium genome, one window contains:
- the zapA gene encoding cell division protein ZapA, producing MSRVAVNIFDQEYVLKGPEPPQYLENLAKLVDRKMKEVQHKNPSLSQFKVAVITALHLADEIAKIKAEYETLIQLIEEEKKV from the coding sequence ATTTCAAGGGTGGCAGTTAATATCTTTGATCAGGAATATGTTCTAAAAGGTCCGGAGCCTCCTCAGTATTTAGAGAACCTTGCAAAACTAGTAGATAGAAAGATGAAAGAGGTTCAGCACAAGAATCCGTCGTTATCACAATTTAAGGTGGCTGTTATAACGGCACTGCATTTAGCTGATGAAATTGCTAAAATAAAAGCCGAGTATGAAACATTGATCCAGCTAATTGAGGAAGAAAAAAAAGTATAA
- a CDS encoding NGG1p interacting factor NIF3: MRLNALYLMAIMLGIKSDPRGEDAIKNLLAEQQKKYNDMPEKEKSDYDLEELRNPYADTRILFGDEELEVKKVLAGIDVEVAELLLADRLREKNVHFDVVIGHHPEGTALASLYKVMHLQEDILAGLGVPINLAEGLLSGRISEVRRGLMPVNHNRSVDAARILNIPYMCVHTPTDNLVAQFLRDFLNEAETRTIGKIVDILKTIPEFKAAQTINAGPSIVVGSAEKRSGRLFVDMTGGTGGPEAMYEKLAQAGVGTVIVMHITDKHRKEAEKHHVNVINAGHIASDSLGMNLFLDEIEKAGIEVDVFAGLIRHKRV; this comes from the coding sequence TTGCGGTTAAATGCCCTTTATCTTATGGCAATAATGCTTGGAATTAAATCCGATCCCAGGGGTGAGGATGCGATTAAAAATCTTCTTGCTGAGCAGCAAAAAAAGTATAATGATATGCCAGAAAAAGAAAAGTCTGATTATGATCTGGAAGAACTTCGAAACCCGTATGCTGACACCAGAATTCTGTTTGGAGATGAGGAGCTTGAGGTAAAGAAAGTGCTTGCAGGCATAGATGTAGAAGTGGCAGAACTACTACTCGCCGATCGGTTAAGGGAAAAGAACGTCCATTTTGATGTGGTAATCGGGCATCATCCCGAGGGAACTGCTTTGGCTAGCCTTTATAAAGTAATGCATTTACAGGAGGATATTTTGGCCGGGTTAGGGGTACCAATTAATCTGGCGGAGGGTTTGCTGTCTGGTCGGATTTCCGAGGTTCGACGGGGTTTGATGCCCGTCAATCATAATCGAAGTGTCGATGCTGCAAGGATTTTAAATATTCCCTATATGTGTGTGCATACCCCGACAGACAACCTGGTTGCTCAGTTCCTGCGAGATTTTCTTAATGAGGCGGAAACCAGGACTATTGGCAAGATAGTTGATATCCTAAAAACAATCCCCGAATTTAAGGCGGCCCAAACAATAAATGCTGGTCCGAGTATTGTTGTTGGCTCTGCTGAAAAGCGCTCAGGGAGATTATTTGTCGATATGACCGGAGGGACCGGAGGCCCAGAGGCCATGTATGAAAAGCTTGCACAAGCCGGGGTAGGAACAGTAATTGTGATGCATATAACGGATAAACATCGCAAAGAAGCTGAAAAACACCATGTAAACGTAATAAATGCCGGCCATATCGCCAGCGACTCCCTTGGTATGAATTTATTTCTGGATGAAATTGAAAAAGCAGGGATCGAAGTTGATGTTTTTGCTGGATTAATTCGTCATAAGAGAGTCTAA